A genome region from Nitrospira sp. includes the following:
- a CDS encoding ABC-type transport auxiliary lipoprotein family protein, whose protein sequence is MGVNRRVLQWVGVLLGACVLTACVVPRSADNPVHTFVLAVDESVLRTNPRAKPPGIHGVLVVGAPQAEAGFEQPRMAYLQRPYEVSYYATNVWVDTPARMVAPVLLQSLERTNFWRVVVPMPTAVRGDYRLDISGLVLQQEFLQRASGTRVRLRAQLTETKEQRILGVRSLESFEPAPSEDAYGGVLAANRAVTRVLESLNDWLSSCLQGAGKESC, encoded by the coding sequence ATGGGGGTAAACCGGCGCGTTCTGCAATGGGTTGGCGTCCTGCTAGGGGCCTGTGTGCTGACGGCTTGTGTCGTGCCGCGATCAGCCGACAATCCGGTTCATACGTTTGTGCTGGCAGTGGACGAGTCTGTGTTGAGGACGAACCCTCGCGCGAAGCCGCCGGGCATCCATGGCGTCCTGGTCGTGGGGGCGCCGCAGGCGGAGGCGGGATTCGAACAGCCGCGTATGGCCTACCTCCAGCGACCGTATGAAGTGAGCTATTACGCCACGAATGTGTGGGTTGATACCCCGGCTCGCATGGTGGCCCCGGTGCTCCTTCAGTCGCTGGAGCGGACGAACTTCTGGCGTGTGGTGGTACCGATGCCGACTGCGGTCCGGGGGGATTACCGGCTGGATATTTCCGGACTGGTGTTGCAGCAGGAGTTCCTGCAGCGCGCAAGCGGCACCAGGGTACGGTTACGCGCCCAACTGACGGAGACGAAGGAACAGCGGATCCTGGGTGTTAGGAGTCTAGAATCGTTCGAGCCGGCTCCGAGTGAGGATGCCTATGGCGGTGTGCTGGCGGCCAATCGTGCGGTGACCCGGGTGCTTGAATCGTTGAACGACTGGCTCTCATCCTGTCTGCAAGGTGCGGGGAAGGAGTCCTGTTGA
- a CDS encoding MlaD family protein, with protein MEPKVNYALVGAFVVLLGLTILGAILWLGKTDYRGIYDRYYVYTRESVAGLSVDSTVKYRGVDVGRVKEVILNPENAEEVRVTLDIVGGTPIKIDTQAVLVTQGLTGLVTLNLTGGGRESPPLTPVSGQAYPVITSVPSLLGRLDGTLANLLSEQGLSTLVANLNGLAHNASSTLDEDNRKVLKQILKDLSAVTKVLAERSGQIDRGVQQAVQAADQSVRVTEQLGKQLPTLVDRLSRSAAGLQQMTEDLSRTSRSVGEMVGASRPGIEQFSRQTLADAGSLVTELRQLTATLNRVAQQVERQPNVLVLGRSSQTKGPGE; from the coding sequence ATGGAGCCGAAGGTCAACTATGCCTTGGTCGGCGCGTTCGTCGTACTGTTGGGTCTGACCATCCTCGGTGCGATTTTGTGGCTGGGGAAAACCGACTATCGTGGAATCTATGATCGGTATTACGTCTATACCCGCGAGTCCGTCGCCGGACTCAGTGTGGATTCGACGGTAAAGTATCGTGGCGTGGATGTCGGGCGGGTGAAGGAAGTGATCCTGAATCCTGAGAATGCGGAAGAGGTCCGGGTGACGTTGGACATCGTCGGCGGGACCCCCATTAAGATCGATACCCAGGCCGTGTTGGTGACGCAGGGACTCACGGGATTAGTGACGCTCAATTTGACCGGTGGGGGCCGAGAATCGCCTCCCTTGACGCCGGTCTCCGGGCAGGCCTATCCGGTCATCACGAGCGTGCCCTCGTTACTCGGTCGACTGGATGGGACGCTGGCGAACCTCTTGTCGGAGCAAGGCCTGTCGACTCTCGTGGCCAATCTGAACGGACTGGCCCACAATGCGTCTTCTACGCTGGATGAAGACAATCGCAAGGTTCTGAAGCAGATCCTGAAAGATCTGTCGGCGGTCACAAAGGTGCTGGCGGAACGCAGCGGCCAGATTGACCGCGGAGTTCAGCAGGCAGTGCAGGCGGCCGACCAGTCGGTGCGTGTGACGGAGCAACTCGGCAAGCAGCTTCCGACATTGGTGGATCGTCTGAGCAGAAGTGCAGCCGGATTACAGCAGATGACGGAGGATTTGTCTCGGACCAGCCGCTCGGTGGGAGAGATGGTCGGCGCCAGTCGGCCCGGTATCGAACAGTTTTCTCGGCAGACGCTGGCCGACGCCGGGTCGCTCGTCACGGAGCTCCGGCAACTGACGGCCACGTTGAATCGCGTGGCGCAACAAGTCGAACGACAACCGAATGTCCTGGTTCTTGGCCGATCCTCCCAAACGAAGGGGCCCGGCGAGTGA
- a CDS encoding ATP-binding cassette domain-containing protein, producing MHELPPTLATAEQVGVSVIEVCHVSTQFGQAMVHRDVSLTVLRGEVFAIAGGNGCGKSTLLREIIGLLTPTTGTIRLLGTDSRELTQSNGRALYRRFGVMFQHGALFSSMTLAENVAVPLREHTSLSADVIRDIVALKIALVGLPPDSAIKFPSELSGGMRRRAALARAIVMDPELLFLDEPTAGLDPMIAAGFDDLVLNLKRLLGLTVVMVTHDLDSLWRIATRVAVLGDGQVMGVGTMEELARSEEPVVRSYFHGPRGRAASLTHAGTASQRD from the coding sequence ATGCATGAGTTGCCTCCGACGCTCGCAACAGCAGAGCAGGTTGGCGTTTCCGTGATCGAGGTCTGCCATGTCTCGACGCAGTTCGGCCAGGCGATGGTGCATCGAGATGTGAGTCTCACCGTTCTGCGTGGAGAGGTATTCGCCATCGCGGGCGGCAATGGGTGCGGGAAATCGACGCTGTTGCGGGAGATCATCGGGTTATTGACTCCGACGACAGGGACGATTCGCCTCTTGGGCACAGACAGCCGTGAGTTGACCCAGTCGAACGGTCGTGCGCTGTATCGACGGTTCGGCGTGATGTTTCAGCATGGCGCCCTCTTCAGTTCCATGACCCTGGCCGAAAACGTGGCGGTACCGCTTCGCGAGCATACGTCGTTGAGCGCGGACGTCATTCGGGATATCGTGGCGCTCAAGATTGCCCTGGTTGGATTGCCGCCGGACAGCGCGATCAAATTTCCGAGTGAGCTCAGCGGTGGTATGAGGCGACGCGCGGCGCTGGCCCGTGCGATCGTCATGGATCCGGAGCTATTGTTTCTCGATGAACCGACGGCCGGTCTCGATCCGATGATTGCCGCCGGATTCGACGATCTGGTGTTGAATCTAAAACGGTTGTTGGGGTTGACCGTGGTGATGGTGACCCACGATCTGGATTCCTTGTGGCGCATTGCCACTCGCGTCGCGGTGTTGGGAGATGGGCAGGTGATGGGGGTAGGGACCATGGAAGAGTTGGCACGCTCCGAGGAGCCGGTGGTGCGGAGTTATTTCCACGGGCCCCGCGGGCGCGCGGCCAGCCTGACTCATGCCGGGACGGCGTCGCAACGGGACTGA
- a CDS encoding MlaE family lipid ABC transporter permease subunit, whose amino-acid sequence MNGDRSIANHIHPAGVTLVEGRTLRCRGAWTMSDVAPVERALKGMAWPARSALVFDASGIEALDTGGAVVLFRALMEAKRRGCEVSIEGLRSDYAQLMSLVSSNWEAIVAEVAPRPNGGERLKTAISTHLARMIQGLQFLGESTTALVHLVAAPRRMRWRSCLNSLRLDGVNALPITGLLTFLIGVVIAYQGAEQLRKFGTNIFIVDLVGISLLREIAPLIAAILIAGRSGSAYAAQIGTMKVTEELDALQTFGLSPIELLVLPRVLALVVALPLLTAYADVLGVFGGMLIASNQLNVSFTAFLSRFDEAVALRHLLIGLGKAPFFAVIIALVGCYQGFQIRGGVDDVGRHTTISVVQSTFLVIIFDAICSILLNWWNL is encoded by the coding sequence ATGAACGGCGATCGATCCATAGCGAACCACATCCATCCGGCTGGCGTGACGCTGGTGGAGGGACGGACCCTCCGCTGTCGAGGCGCCTGGACCATGTCCGATGTGGCGCCGGTCGAACGTGCGCTCAAAGGAATGGCCTGGCCCGCTCGAAGCGCGCTGGTCTTTGACGCGAGCGGCATCGAGGCGCTCGATACCGGTGGGGCGGTCGTGTTGTTTCGCGCCCTGATGGAGGCCAAACGCCGGGGGTGCGAAGTCTCGATCGAAGGCCTCCGGTCGGACTATGCGCAGCTGATGAGCCTGGTGTCGTCCAATTGGGAGGCGATCGTCGCCGAGGTCGCTCCGCGACCGAACGGGGGCGAGCGGCTCAAGACGGCGATCAGCACTCATCTTGCGCGGATGATTCAGGGGCTGCAGTTTCTCGGAGAGAGTACGACCGCGCTGGTTCATTTGGTGGCGGCGCCTCGTCGGATGCGTTGGCGCAGTTGCCTGAATAGTCTCCGGCTGGATGGGGTCAATGCGTTGCCGATTACCGGACTGCTGACGTTTCTCATCGGCGTGGTGATTGCGTACCAGGGTGCCGAGCAGCTTCGGAAGTTCGGGACGAACATTTTCATCGTGGACCTGGTGGGCATCTCGCTGCTGCGAGAAATCGCCCCGCTGATTGCGGCGATTCTGATCGCCGGGCGGTCGGGGTCGGCCTATGCGGCGCAGATCGGCACGATGAAAGTGACCGAGGAGCTGGATGCGCTGCAAACATTCGGCCTGTCGCCGATCGAGCTGTTGGTATTGCCACGGGTCCTGGCGCTGGTCGTGGCGCTGCCGCTTCTGACGGCGTATGCCGATGTGTTGGGTGTTTTTGGCGGTATGTTGATTGCGTCGAATCAACTCAACGTGAGTTTCACGGCCTTTCTTTCGCGCTTCGACGAAGCCGTGGCCTTGCGGCATTTGCTGATTGGTCTCGGCAAGGCGCCTTTCTTTGCGGTCATCATCGCGCTGGTCGGATGTTATCAGGGGTTCCAGATCCGCGGCGGGGTGGACGATGTGGGGCGGCACACGACGATCAGCGTGGTGCAAAGCACGTTTCTCGTCATTATCTTCGATGCGATCTGTAGCATCTTGCTCAACTGGTGGAACCTGTAG
- a CDS encoding DUF2231 domain-containing protein, with product MHPIHPMVVHFPIALLLASILFDVLAFRWRSQQFRDTSFSLLVLGILAAGVAVITGHFAEEAAERIGIPKEAIEIHEELGGSVFWVFLGLLGLRVASSMGWIREQPKLALVIGLSGGLLLLIASYFGGDLVYRFGAGVLPR from the coding sequence ATGCATCCAATCCATCCGATGGTCGTCCATTTTCCAATCGCGTTGTTGTTGGCGAGCATTCTGTTTGATGTCTTGGCGTTTCGATGGCGGAGCCAGCAGTTTCGAGACACTAGTTTCTCTCTGCTGGTGCTCGGGATCCTGGCGGCCGGAGTCGCGGTGATCACCGGACATTTTGCCGAAGAGGCGGCTGAACGCATCGGGATTCCGAAAGAGGCCATCGAAATTCACGAGGAGCTCGGGGGCTCGGTATTCTGGGTCTTTCTCGGTCTGCTCGGGTTGCGTGTGGCATCCTCCATGGGTTGGATACGGGAGCAGCCGAAGCTGGCGCTGGTGATCGGCCTGAGCGGCGGGCTGCTCCTGTTGATTGCGAGTTATTTCGGCGGAGATCTGGTCTATCGATTCGGCGCAGGTGTTCTGCCACGATGA
- a CDS encoding glycosyltransferase family 39 protein, whose translation MSQDVVEQEQPWSFASRQHLEMLVLALVGGWAYFANLHLSLLEGSEGLYAGIAGEMGRRREFFDLTYHDTPYFNKPPLFFWLLNLSTSIWGDHEIALRLPGSLAAAGTIVLTYVLGVRLVSPTAGFWAALVVATSHVFLWYGRRVLFDSTLTFLVTLALFAWIQVQLLGRSSRWYLLAFVSMALGSMLKEMHGFFLPLLVMALYAAIQRDTRMLKDGYFWAGLALAVAMMAGYAQMLGPGYQHHFKLGSAIQSVWNTGWGRSSGAATDGHPLYWYLGMMWADFFPWCAVLPSALLLLWAQRPFRSHPTELLLLVWVLGLFTAFSLATLKREPYLTTVVPGIGLMIGYYYHRVFSSAEEPGAMAPLLRVLLAVLAVTFAAGMFFGAAPLRRRWLVSTAVVSPTFIATIVSLAGLLLYAVVRSRVRVALTVVGALAVAYVVLVVNYVFPAIDQAASPRKAVEEIKALALGTQPILFMYIPGWPKNEDALYYLKRDTVVPDLSSQDAVLEAVRKHGAIRVVTEEQHAAALQANAGLVVGRLQEFRQPGRKHLFLLSVQEQTSARVL comes from the coding sequence ATGAGCCAGGATGTTGTGGAGCAAGAGCAGCCGTGGAGTTTCGCCAGTCGTCAGCATCTTGAAATGTTGGTGTTGGCGCTGGTCGGAGGCTGGGCCTATTTTGCCAATCTCCATCTGTCGTTATTGGAAGGTAGCGAAGGTCTCTATGCCGGTATTGCGGGAGAAATGGGACGCCGCCGGGAATTTTTCGACCTGACCTATCACGATACGCCGTATTTCAATAAGCCGCCGCTGTTCTTTTGGCTGCTCAATCTTTCAACGTCGATTTGGGGCGACCACGAAATTGCCTTACGGTTGCCTGGCTCCCTGGCGGCCGCGGGAACTATCGTCCTGACGTATGTGCTTGGGGTCAGGCTGGTGTCGCCGACGGCGGGATTTTGGGCGGCGCTCGTCGTTGCCACCAGCCATGTCTTTCTGTGGTACGGCCGTCGTGTGCTGTTCGATTCGACCCTCACATTTCTGGTCACGCTCGCCCTCTTTGCCTGGATTCAGGTGCAATTGCTGGGACGAAGCTCGCGATGGTATCTGCTGGCCTTCGTGAGCATGGCCCTCGGGTCAATGTTGAAAGAGATGCATGGGTTTTTCTTGCCATTGCTGGTCATGGCGCTCTATGCCGCCATCCAGCGCGATACGCGGATGTTGAAGGACGGCTATTTCTGGGCCGGTTTGGCGTTGGCCGTCGCGATGATGGCGGGATATGCGCAGATGCTGGGTCCCGGTTATCAGCATCATTTCAAGCTCGGTAGTGCCATCCAGTCTGTGTGGAATACCGGGTGGGGCCGCTCGTCCGGCGCGGCGACAGACGGGCATCCTCTCTATTGGTATCTGGGGATGATGTGGGCCGACTTTTTCCCCTGGTGTGCGGTGCTTCCGTCAGCGCTCCTGTTGCTGTGGGCGCAACGGCCGTTTCGTTCTCACCCCACGGAGTTGCTCTTGCTGGTCTGGGTGTTGGGCCTCTTCACAGCCTTCAGCCTGGCCACGCTCAAACGTGAGCCCTATCTCACGACGGTCGTGCCCGGTATCGGCTTGATGATCGGATACTACTATCACCGGGTCTTCTCCTCAGCCGAGGAGCCCGGCGCGATGGCTCCGCTCCTGAGAGTTTTGCTGGCGGTGTTGGCGGTGACCTTTGCCGCCGGGATGTTCTTCGGCGCCGCGCCGCTTCGCCGCCGCTGGCTGGTGTCTACTGCCGTGGTGTCGCCGACGTTCATTGCGACGATTGTCTCATTGGCTGGGTTGTTGCTCTATGCTGTCGTCAGATCACGCGTCCGCGTGGCGCTCACGGTGGTCGGAGCGCTGGCGGTTGCCTATGTAGTGCTGGTGGTGAACTACGTGTTTCCCGCGATCGATCAGGCCGCGTCGCCCCGGAAGGCCGTGGAGGAAATCAAAGCCCTGGCGCTGGGAACGCAGCCCATCCTGTTCATGTATATCCCCGGATGGCCGAAGAATGAAGATGCGCTGTATTACCTGAAGCGGGACACAGTGGTACCGGATCTGTCGAGTCAGGATGCGGTGCTGGAAGCCGTGCGCAAACATGGGGCTATCCGGGTGGTGACTGAAGAACAACATGCCGCTGCGCTACAGGCGAACGCGGGGCTGGTCGTGGGAAGACTGCAGGAGTTTCGGCAACCTGGTCGCAAGCATTTGTTCCTGCTCTCCGTGCAGGAGCAGACCTCCGCCCGGGTGCTGTGA
- a CDS encoding efflux RND transporter permease subunit, with protein sequence MLSAPLHSPAPLGVSGRLAALFVDSKLTPLIIIASLLLGLFAVILTPREEEPQIVVPMADVWLSFPGASAKVVEEQLTKPIERKLSEIKTVEYVYSISRPGGALIIVRFYVGEPMEQSLVDLYDKLMSNQDLLPPGAQPFQVKPRDVNDVPIITLTLSSDRYTDFQLRQLGDRVLEDAKKVPGTASGFVVGGRGRELRVQIDPSRLKAYGLTPLGVASVIQGENLALPTGRFESRNESFLVETGRFIHSKEDLEGVVVGVNEQRPVYLRQVAEVTDGPTEATSYVWHGEGPGEGRSSRVEGEAPAVTVAVAKQAGTNAVTIARGVIRKVEELKGTLIPDDVRVTVTRDYGDTADEKANELLWHLLIAVVAVVVFLGLALGFRPALVVSLAIPLTLALTLFISMLIGYSINRVTLFALIFSIGILVDDAIVVVENTYRHLTLRLRPHREASLFAVDEVGNPTILATLTVIAALLPMAFVSGLMGPYMRPIPVNASIAMFVSLLVAFIVIPWLCGTCYRPGVHMAGVDHESFEGSRSYRLYQRLLGPVLSHPVMAYLVLAVVALLLAGSVALFYTRAVVVKMLPFDNKSELQLVIDMPEGTTLEETARVTKALTQYVRTIPEARDYQAYVGTASPFNFNGLVRHYYLRDQPYEADIQINLVAKEQRHTQSHDIAQRIRSAVQEIGRPFGANVKVVEVPPGPPVQSVLVAEIYGPEYERQIEIARDVRRLFETTAGVVDVDDYLEADQVKYMFTVDRAKAALAGIPSEEIVRTLRLALEGADVGLVHLPKENRPVQVRLRLPIIGRTGLGHLGEIALRTTAGHMVPLSELIRVEQTVLDKAIYHKNQKPVVYVIADVGGAGPDKGESPVYGVMGIGKKLEQVVLPEGYALTQYYAVQPWSEQRFAMKWDGEWHITYETFRDMGIAFGVALLLIYLLIVAQFQSFLTPVVIMAPIPLTLIGILPGHWLTGSYFTATSMIGFIALAGIIVRNSILLVDFIQHQEAEGIPRLEAVIRAGAIRTRPILLTAAALMVGAFVIILDPIFQGLAVSLLFGVGASTILTLVVIPVLYYLWSGGRRTTPTSVVPNQERAELPRPA encoded by the coding sequence ATGCTCTCAGCTCCCCTACACTCCCCGGCTCCCCTCGGCGTGAGCGGCCGCCTCGCGGCACTCTTTGTCGACAGCAAACTCACTCCCTTGATCATCATTGCCAGTCTTCTGCTCGGACTGTTCGCCGTCATCCTGACGCCGCGCGAAGAAGAGCCGCAGATCGTCGTGCCCATGGCCGACGTGTGGCTGTCGTTCCCTGGGGCTTCCGCGAAGGTAGTCGAAGAGCAGCTCACCAAGCCCATTGAGCGCAAACTCTCGGAAATCAAGACCGTCGAGTACGTCTACTCAATTTCCCGCCCGGGCGGGGCGTTGATCATCGTCCGTTTTTATGTCGGTGAGCCGATGGAGCAGAGCCTGGTTGATCTCTACGACAAATTGATGTCGAACCAAGATCTCCTGCCCCCGGGCGCCCAACCGTTTCAAGTGAAGCCGAGAGATGTCAACGATGTCCCGATCATTACCTTGACCCTGTCCAGTGATCGGTACACGGATTTCCAGTTGCGGCAACTGGGCGATCGGGTGTTGGAGGATGCGAAGAAAGTCCCCGGCACCGCAAGCGGGTTTGTGGTGGGCGGCCGCGGCCGCGAGTTGCGTGTGCAGATCGATCCATCACGACTGAAAGCCTATGGCCTGACGCCATTGGGAGTGGCGAGTGTCATCCAGGGCGAAAACCTCGCGCTGCCCACCGGCCGCTTCGAAAGCCGCAACGAGAGTTTTCTCGTGGAGACCGGCCGGTTCATCCACTCGAAGGAGGATCTGGAGGGAGTGGTCGTCGGCGTGAATGAACAACGGCCGGTGTATCTTCGCCAAGTGGCAGAGGTGACCGACGGACCGACTGAAGCGACGAGTTATGTGTGGCATGGCGAGGGTCCCGGAGAAGGTCGCTCGTCCCGCGTGGAAGGGGAAGCCCCTGCTGTGACGGTGGCTGTAGCCAAGCAGGCCGGCACCAACGCGGTGACGATCGCGCGGGGCGTCATTCGAAAAGTCGAAGAACTGAAGGGGACCCTGATCCCGGACGATGTCCGGGTGACGGTGACGCGCGATTACGGGGACACCGCCGATGAAAAGGCCAATGAGCTGCTGTGGCATCTCCTGATCGCCGTCGTCGCCGTCGTGGTATTTCTTGGCTTGGCGCTGGGGTTCCGTCCCGCACTGGTGGTCTCACTCGCGATTCCGCTCACGCTTGCGCTGACCCTTTTTATCTCGATGCTGATCGGATACAGCATCAACCGCGTCACGCTGTTTGCGTTGATCTTTTCCATCGGCATTCTCGTGGATGACGCCATCGTGGTGGTGGAGAACACGTATCGGCATCTCACGCTGCGGCTTCGACCGCACCGCGAGGCCTCGCTGTTTGCGGTGGATGAGGTCGGGAACCCGACGATTCTCGCCACCCTCACCGTCATTGCCGCACTCCTGCCTATGGCATTCGTCTCCGGCCTGATGGGCCCCTACATGCGGCCTATTCCGGTGAACGCCTCGATTGCCATGTTCGTCTCCCTGCTGGTGGCATTCATCGTCATTCCCTGGTTGTGCGGGACCTGTTACCGGCCCGGTGTGCACATGGCCGGAGTCGATCACGAATCGTTCGAGGGCAGCCGCAGTTATCGCCTCTATCAACGACTGCTGGGCCCGGTGTTGTCGCATCCGGTCATGGCCTACCTGGTGTTGGCGGTCGTGGCGCTGTTGCTGGCCGGTTCGGTTGCGTTGTTCTATACCCGGGCGGTGGTGGTGAAGATGCTGCCGTTCGACAACAAGAGCGAGTTGCAGCTGGTGATCGATATGCCGGAGGGCACGACGCTGGAAGAGACGGCCCGGGTGACGAAGGCGCTGACGCAGTACGTGCGCACGATTCCAGAGGCGCGTGACTACCAGGCCTATGTCGGCACAGCCTCGCCGTTCAATTTTAATGGGTTGGTGCGGCACTACTATTTGCGGGACCAACCATATGAGGCGGATATTCAAATCAATCTGGTTGCCAAGGAACAACGCCACACGCAAAGCCACGACATTGCTCAACGCATTCGATCTGCGGTGCAGGAGATCGGCCGCCCATTCGGGGCGAATGTGAAAGTGGTGGAGGTTCCACCGGGCCCTCCTGTGCAGTCCGTGCTGGTGGCTGAGATCTATGGCCCTGAGTATGAGCGGCAGATTGAGATTGCGCGGGACGTGCGCCGACTATTCGAAACAACGGCCGGCGTCGTCGACGTCGATGATTACCTCGAAGCCGATCAGGTGAAGTATATGTTCACTGTGGATCGTGCGAAGGCGGCGTTGGCCGGGATTCCGTCGGAGGAAATCGTGCGGACGTTGCGGTTGGCACTGGAAGGCGCCGACGTGGGCCTGGTACATCTTCCGAAGGAGAATCGGCCGGTGCAGGTGCGCCTTCGCCTGCCGATCATTGGCCGAACCGGTTTGGGGCATCTCGGAGAGATTGCACTGCGAACCACCGCCGGCCATATGGTCCCGCTGTCCGAGCTTATTCGAGTGGAACAGACGGTGCTCGATAAGGCGATCTATCACAAGAATCAAAAACCGGTCGTCTACGTGATCGCGGATGTGGGCGGCGCGGGACCGGACAAGGGGGAGAGCCCTGTGTATGGCGTCATGGGGATCGGGAAGAAGCTCGAACAGGTCGTGTTGCCGGAAGGTTATGCGTTGACGCAGTACTATGCGGTGCAACCTTGGTCGGAGCAGCGCTTCGCGATGAAGTGGGACGGCGAGTGGCACATCACCTATGAAACGTTTCGTGATATGGGTATCGCGTTTGGGGTGGCCCTGTTGCTGATCTATTTGCTGATCGTGGCGCAGTTCCAATCGTTTCTCACGCCGGTGGTGATCATGGCGCCCATCCCGTTGACCCTGATCGGGATTCTGCCCGGTCACTGGCTGACCGGGTCTTATTTCACCGCCACCTCGATGATCGGATTCATCGCACTCGCCGGCATCATCGTGCGTAATTCGATTCTGTTGGTCGATTTCATCCAGCACCAGGAGGCCGAGGGTATTCCGCGGCTTGAGGCGGTGATTCGTGCGGGAGCGATCCGGACCCGCCCCATTCTCTTGACGGCTGCGGCGCTGATGGTCGGCGCCTTCGTGATTATTCTTGATCCGATCTTTCAGGGGTTGGCCGTCTCGCTATTATTCGGCGTCGGCGCGTCGACGATTCTGACGCTCGTTGTGATTCCGGTGCTCTACTATCTGTGGAGTGGCGGACGACGGACCACGCCCACGTCGGTTGTGCCGAACCAAGAGCGTGCCGAACTTCCACGGCCGGCATGA
- a CDS encoding efflux RND transporter periplasmic adaptor subunit, translating to MFRNNKASVKAGWLGLVLLVLSGCGQSQEPSRPGETPSATAIQPAIQVPVIEVKTSQVPVTVEVTGQVTAVYQATLSSRIQGTIDNLLVREGSVVRKGQTLLVLDNRDLQAELSRVSAELENAQAHSHRMEDLYRKDAVSKQELENATRGLRVAEAARKAVLAQLSYTIVKAPFDGVITEKKVEIGELASPGQPLLKMEDPEQLRLEATVAESDVRVVSVGFLVPVVIDALGTDPLKGKVSQILPAGDPQTHTFTMKVELPKTAGLKSGMFGRLRLEKGMTTTLLLPKSAFIERGELASLFVVGSDRVARLRWVKIGRTFEQGIEILSGVDAGERVIVDGTKGRDGALVQEMTAVASPSPGS from the coding sequence GTGTTCAGGAATAACAAAGCGTCTGTGAAGGCCGGATGGTTGGGGCTCGTGCTCCTGGTCCTGTCGGGCTGCGGACAGTCGCAGGAGCCGTCTCGGCCGGGAGAGACCCCGTCCGCGACGGCGATTCAGCCCGCCATTCAGGTGCCGGTGATCGAAGTGAAGACCAGTCAAGTTCCCGTGACCGTCGAGGTGACCGGGCAGGTGACGGCGGTCTATCAAGCGACGCTGAGCAGCCGTATTCAGGGCACCATCGACAATCTACTGGTCCGCGAGGGCAGTGTCGTGCGGAAAGGGCAGACGTTGCTGGTGCTCGACAATCGGGATCTCCAAGCGGAATTGTCTCGTGTGTCGGCGGAGCTCGAGAATGCTCAAGCGCACAGCCACCGTATGGAGGATCTTTACCGGAAGGATGCGGTGTCTAAGCAGGAGTTAGAGAATGCCACGCGCGGGCTGCGGGTGGCCGAGGCCGCGCGCAAGGCCGTGTTGGCACAATTGAGTTATACGATCGTGAAGGCACCGTTCGACGGTGTCATCACGGAGAAAAAGGTTGAGATCGGTGAACTGGCCTCCCCCGGGCAGCCGCTGCTCAAGATGGAAGACCCTGAACAACTGCGGCTGGAAGCGACCGTAGCTGAGAGCGACGTGCGGGTGGTGTCGGTCGGGTTCTTGGTCCCGGTGGTCATCGATGCCCTGGGGACCGATCCCCTCAAGGGGAAGGTCTCGCAAATTCTTCCCGCCGGTGATCCCCAGACTCACACCTTCACGATGAAGGTGGAGCTTCCTAAAACGGCTGGTCTCAAGTCAGGAATGTTCGGCCGGCTCCGCCTTGAAAAAGGGATGACCACGACGCTGCTCCTCCCAAAATCGGCCTTCATCGAGCGGGGCGAGCTGGCGAGTTTGTTCGTCGTCGGCAGCGACCGAGTCGCACGTCTTCGATGGGTCAAGATCGGGCGCACCTTTGAGCAGGGGATTGAGATTCTGTCCGGTGTCGATGCCGGCGAGCGAGTCATCGTGGACGGAACAAAGGGGCGGGACGGGGCGTTGGTGCAGGAGATGACGGCAGTCGCATCGCCGTCTCCGGGATCGTGA
- a CDS encoding DUF2892 domain-containing protein produces MTINQWLRFIAGGVVLLAVVLGATVHPYYNYLTAFVAVNLIQSAFTGWCPMMALLRRLGVQE; encoded by the coding sequence ATGACGATCAATCAATGGCTTCGGTTCATCGCCGGGGGCGTGGTGCTTCTCGCGGTTGTGCTGGGCGCCACGGTCCATCCCTACTATAATTATCTTACGGCGTTCGTGGCGGTGAATTTGATTCAGTCGGCCTTTACCGGCTGGTGTCCGATGATGGCTCTCTTGCGGAGGCTGGGTGTTCAGGAATAA